Genomic segment of Eupeodes corollae chromosome 2, idEupCoro1.1, whole genome shotgun sequence:
CCTAGCAATACGGGAATCATTGtattaaggggaggaatgcagctgccTATTTCATTAGGGCACCAGCCAACTTTgagaattgtactcgagttttggacgaataaaagatttgtagatcCGAagtggtaaaaaacttcttgcatcgtctaagaaaacttaattacttagcaacatttttggcaatgtcaaatatgtgatcactccacaacaagggATTTGTGATGCATATACTTAGAATTGAAATCTGTTAATCCTCTTTGAAGCTAGTAATTCCCGTAAATAGTGGCATTAGGAGAGGGTTGCGCTTTAGAGACGGTAGACAGGTTAGAACTTTTAGACacaagatcatttataaaaataaggaagagcgtcggagacaaaacggagccctgggggtgtttattttttggatatcagatttgaacccgtccaatactatttgaattgaacggtctgaAACGTAATTTTTgacccaacgaagaagagattcattaataccaaaaacacgaatttttgataagaaagcttcatgccaaactctatcaaatgcctttgaaatatcaagtgcaataattttactttctccaaaactatttaaagtattttttaccCAACTCTCGACTCTTCCATTTGTCttggtgaacattttgcatTGCTGTCCGATTGGCATTAACGGCAATTCCATCATTCACAGGAAGTCAGGGTAATGGGTATCCCGCGATGAAAAGGATCacatttttgatgttgttttgGAGCCATGCGCCACACGATTCGTTGGGATTTTGAACATGTCCGCCAAGAACCTAATTAAAAGCTTCTCTCTCGAAAGATAATCGTATACAGTAAGAAGAGAATGTTCATAATATTGAATAGGGCTGACTGAATTTCCGTGTCTCTCccgaaaacttttaatttaaagttataacTTTTCACACATAATTTTGAATAGTAATCCCAATCCAttaagtattaaaaacaaatactatTTCTTGACACTTTTTGAGGGGACTAGCcacataaaaatgatttcatcgtTCTTTTTATAGCTACTTTTCTGATACTAGGATAAGTTCCATTTTCAAAACTGACGTATTTGGAAAATTCATACTCAGTACAGTAGAAGTGcacataaataacaaataaatcatCTACGGTAAAATTACTGCCGATATAATGTGAAGTGAAATTCTGctgtaaattcaaatatttcaacagattttttttcaatctatttCTACCAAATTTTCCGATTAGTCTTACAAAAGTAAACTTCAGAAAAAGATATAGATTAGATTTAAGATCTTGCATTTCAATCTGGTTTTCAACGTTGCGCAGCGAAACATCTTTCTTTTTATGATTATACTGACCTCATATTTACCTCTTTTActtatttaacttttgattGCCTTTTAAAGGATATTAAATTTGGATTTCTAACTTTAACAAGGTTCCacattatttgaattcaataacaTATATCAAGAAAATAatgagaatattgtttttatttaaatacaaaaaccaaaattttacaCAGATAAAGACTGAAAATATAATATCCAAAGAAAAACACTCAGgaatattattatatgtatagATAAATGCACTAATTCAAAATGTACACATTGAATTATATACATAAGTGATGATATCCAGACCAGGAGCTCTCGACTTGAGGGATATAATATGGTACATAGTTTAGGACAATCCTCCTGTCACCTCAACAGACGCACCATTAATGTACGAAGCCTTCTTTGATGCCAGGAACGAAATCACCTCAGCCACCTCTTCTGGTTGACCCAATCTGCCTAAGGGACAAATTCGTGACACCTTCTCCTTAATATGCTCTGGCACAGCATCAACCATCGGAGTGTCAATGTATCCTGGCAAAATGGAATTAACTCTTATGTTGAATTTACCAAATTCCTTTGCTGCAACTTCTGTAAACGAAATCACTCCGGATTTTGATGCTGCATAGTTGGCCTGACCAATTGTTGTCAATTTTGCTGCAATACTCGAGATATTAACAATTGATCCAGAGACTTTGTATTGAACCATGGCCTTTGCAAACTGCTGTGTAATCAAGAAGGTACCCTTGAGATTGACCTTGTAAACATC
This window contains:
- the LOC129947834 gene encoding estradiol 17-beta-dehydrogenase 8, with translation MPGPLFGKLAIVTGAGSGIGRAVCKVLARDGARIIAADKNIQTAMETISNFGAESSAVEVDVSSLDSVCKALDTCIKKYKQPPSIVVNSAGITRDCYLLKMEERDYDDVYKVNLKGTFLITQQFAKAMVQYKVSGSIVNISSIAAKLTTIGQANYAASKSGVISFTEVAAKEFGKFNIRVNSILPGYIDTPMVDAVPEHIKEKVSRICPLGRLGQPEEVAEVISFLASKKASYINGASVEVTGGLS